In Candidatus Saccharibacteria bacterium, a genomic segment contains:
- the xth gene encoding exodeoxyribonuclease III, giving the protein MKLFSWNVNGIRAVIRKDEFVPFVNKYKPDILCLQETKAQQGQAEIDIKGYEEFWNSAEKKGYSGTAIFTKLKPVKVMNDFPEAIAKKYHLLDDKDRDSSAEGRVIAAEFDKFTVVTVYTPNAKDDLSRIPLRHKHWDPAFLEYCKALEKKKPVLFCGDLNVAHTEDDLARPKPNVGKKGFTAEEREGFDKFVDAGFVDTFRLFTKGNGYYSWWTHWANARANNVGWRIDYWLASKSLVPHIKKAEIHSEVMGSDHCPVSVTLDF; this is encoded by the coding sequence ATTAAACTATTTTCTTGGAACGTAAACGGCATTCGTGCGGTGATTCGTAAAGACGAGTTTGTGCCGTTTGTGAACAAATACAAACCCGACATATTGTGCTTGCAAGAAACCAAGGCTCAGCAAGGCCAAGCCGAGATCGATATTAAGGGCTACGAGGAGTTTTGGAATTCGGCCGAAAAGAAGGGCTATAGCGGCACAGCCATATTCACCAAACTTAAGCCGGTTAAGGTTATGAATGACTTTCCCGAAGCCATTGCCAAAAAATATCACCTATTAGACGATAAGGATCGTGACAGCAGCGCCGAAGGGCGAGTGATCGCGGCCGAATTCGATAAATTCACGGTCGTAACCGTATACACGCCCAATGCCAAAGACGATCTTAGTCGCATACCACTGCGACACAAACACTGGGACCCGGCCTTTTTGGAATACTGCAAAGCACTAGAAAAGAAGAAGCCAGTGCTGTTTTGTGGCGACCTAAACGTAGCCCACACCGAAGACGACCTAGCTCGGCCCAAGCCTAATGTGGGCAAAAAGGGCTTTACCGCCGAAGAGCGCGAGGGTTTTGATAAGTTTGTAGATGCTGGCTTTGTAGATACTTTTAGATTATTTACCAAGGGCAACGGATACTACAGCTGGTGGACTCACTGGGCCAATGCCAGGGCTAACAATGTGGGGTGGCGCATAGATTACTGGTTGGCCAGTAAAAGTTTGGTGCCGCATATTAAAAAAGCTGAAATCCACTCAGAAGTTATGGGGTCCGATCACTGCCCGGTAAGTGTAACGCTCGACTTTTAA
- a CDS encoding DUF1761 domain-containing protein, translated as MNDMLSFFTANWLGIVLATVAAMIIGSIWYAKPVFGTMWQKEVGLKDSDMKSGFAKGMIIMLVMAFVSAFVLKRFIVIAAPDSYFQAIKVALWIWLGFVVTYAVGGGVFEKRSPKLMALNLGNQLVTLVVMAAIVYAIN; from the coding sequence GTGAATGACATGTTGAGTTTCTTTACTGCCAACTGGTTAGGGATTGTTTTAGCTACTGTTGCTGCCATGATAATTGGTAGTATATGGTATGCCAAGCCAGTATTTGGCACCATGTGGCAAAAGGAAGTCGGCTTAAAAGACAGCGACATGAAGTCTGGCTTTGCCAAGGGCATGATAATAATGTTGGTAATGGCCTTCGTAAGCGCATTTGTTTTAAAAAGATTTATTGTAATTGCTGCTCCAGACAGCTACTTCCAAGCCATTAAAGTGGCCCTGTGGATCTGGCTGGGCTTTGTTGTTACCTACGCTGTAGGTGGCGGGGTGTTCGAAAAACGCTCACCCAAGCTTATGGCGCTCAACTTGGGTAATCAGCTAGTTACCTTAGTAGTAATGGCGGCTATTGTTTACGCCATAAACTAG
- the purD gene encoding phosphoribosylamine--glycine ligase: MKIVVVGSGGREHALVEAFKREGNEVVITPGRPDCIPGSIDTSVHDIEADLYVVGPEAPLVDGEADKLRAKGKLVFGPNKDGAQVEGSKAYMKQLLADAKVPTADFGVFTDVKPANEFLKKLNGKAAIKTSGLAGGKGVFVSQNIDEGLADIKDKLSGKSFGEAGQEIVVEEFLDGREFSVFAITDGKKVVALPVAQDYKRLENGAMTGGVGSYSPVNHIDDKTLDRVVKTCIQPTLDELRKRGIGYRGVLYMGGMLGRDGSTKVLEYNIRFGDPEAQVVLPRVDNLTDLLYEAASGELKSQPQINNKALALVVLCAEGYPDNPVKNVEIKGLDTAANTDGVTILHAGTKSDGGSILVDGGRTINVVAEGKSIEQARKRAYDAVNKISWPGMQYRSDIAKDI, translated from the coding sequence ATGAAAATAGTAGTTGTTGGTTCGGGCGGTCGCGAGCACGCACTGGTTGAGGCCTTTAAGCGCGAAGGTAACGAAGTAGTAATAACTCCAGGTAGGCCGGATTGTATTCCCGGCTCGATCGATACCTCGGTCCATGATATTGAAGCCGATCTTTACGTGGTTGGCCCCGAGGCGCCTCTAGTTGATGGCGAGGCCGATAAGTTGCGAGCCAAAGGCAAATTAGTGTTTGGACCAAACAAAGACGGTGCACAAGTCGAGGGCTCCAAAGCTTACATGAAACAACTGCTCGCCGATGCCAAGGTGCCCACTGCCGATTTTGGTGTATTTACCGATGTTAAACCAGCTAATGAGTTTCTAAAAAAACTAAATGGCAAAGCCGCCATTAAGACCAGTGGCCTAGCCGGGGGCAAGGGTGTATTTGTAAGTCAAAATATCGACGAGGGTTTAGCCGACATAAAAGATAAGTTAAGCGGTAAGTCGTTTGGTGAGGCCGGCCAAGAAATTGTAGTTGAAGAGTTTTTAGATGGTCGTGAGTTCTCGGTGTTTGCAATCACCGATGGCAAAAAAGTTGTAGCTTTGCCGGTCGCGCAAGATTACAAGCGACTCGAAAACGGCGCCATGACTGGCGGCGTGGGTTCTTACTCGCCAGTTAACCACATCGACGACAAAACGCTCGACAGGGTTGTTAAAACCTGCATACAACCAACTCTCGACGAGCTACGCAAACGCGGCATAGGCTACCGCGGAGTTTTGTACATGGGCGGCATGCTAGGTAGAGATGGCAGCACCAAAGTGCTCGAATATAACATTCGCTTTGGTGATCCAGAGGCTCAAGTTGTTTTACCAAGAGTCGACAACCTAACCGATTTGCTTTACGAAGCCGCCAGCGGCGAGCTCAAAAGTCAGCCCCAAATAAACAACAAGGCACTAGCCTTGGTTGTACTGTGTGCCGAAGGCTACCCCGACAATCCCGTTAAAAACGTTGAAATAAAAGGCCTAGATACTGCAGCCAATACTGATGGTGTTACAATTTTGCACGCTGGCACCAAATCTGATGGCGGCAGCATTCTGGTTGATGGTGGCCGCACTATCAATGTGGTAGCCGAAGGCAAAAGCATAGAGCAAGCTCGCAAGCGAGCCTACGACGCAGTTAACAAAATCAGTTGGCCTGGTATGCAATATCGTAGTGATATTGCCAAAGATATTTAG
- the murB gene encoding UDP-N-acetylmuramate dehydrogenase, with product MKPQLQEHVDLAQLTTFKMGGTARYFIEVTQAEELKDIFAWIKSEGLPYFILSGGSNTIFDDGEFDGVVIRINIEGFKVAEQDQQSCTVQVGAGEVWDGVVAKSVEMGLSGIEALSGIPGLAGTAPVQNIGAYGQEISDCLEYLLAFDTQTMQIEQISHYSCKFGYRDSIFKSSAKGRYIITSIVLKLSKQFGTITHYKDVVEYFSNHSDLQKSPATVRAAVLEIRKSKFANPADKPNAGSFFKNPIVSSQTYQAVAMLNPNMPHYPQKDGREKLSAGWLIENCDLKGYKSGRVQVDPKHALVLENTGGAKTEELKKLRDYIIQKVHERFGITLEPEPEIVNF from the coding sequence ATGAAACCGCAGCTTCAAGAACATGTCGATTTGGCTCAGCTTACCACCTTTAAAATGGGCGGCACGGCTCGCTATTTTATCGAAGTTACTCAAGCCGAAGAACTAAAAGACATCTTTGCCTGGATAAAATCCGAAGGGTTACCATATTTCATCCTCTCCGGTGGCAGCAACACAATCTTCGACGACGGCGAGTTTGATGGTGTGGTTATAAGGATCAATATTGAGGGTTTTAAGGTTGCGGAGCAGGATCAGCAGTCCTGTACAGTTCAAGTTGGTGCTGGCGAGGTTTGGGACGGCGTGGTTGCTAAATCTGTCGAGATGGGCTTAAGCGGCATTGAGGCTCTCTCGGGTATCCCTGGGCTGGCTGGCACAGCGCCGGTTCAAAACATTGGTGCCTATGGACAAGAAATATCGGATTGCCTAGAGTATTTGTTGGCCTTCGATACCCAGACTATGCAGATTGAGCAAATCTCGCATTACAGCTGCAAATTTGGCTACCGTGACAGCATTTTTAAATCTAGTGCCAAGGGTCGCTACATAATCACCTCGATTGTTCTTAAACTATCTAAACAGTTTGGCACTATCACCCACTACAAAGATGTGGTTGAATACTTTTCAAACCATTCAGATCTTCAAAAATCCCCGGCCACAGTTCGGGCGGCAGTGCTAGAAATCAGAAAGTCAAAATTTGCCAACCCCGCCGATAAACCGAATGCTGGCTCTTTCTTTAAAAACCCAATCGTTTCAAGCCAAACCTATCAAGCTGTCGCCATGCTTAATCCGAATATGCCCCACTACCCGCAAAAAGATGGGCGCGAAAAACTTTCGGCGGGCTGGCTTATAGAAAATTGCGATCTTAAGGGCTACAAGTCTGGCCGGGTTCAGGTCGACCCCAAACATGCTCTTGTTCTCGAAAATACTGGTGGCGCCAAGACTGAGGAGCTAAAGAAGTTAAGAGATTATATAATTCAAAAAGTCCACGAACGGTTCGGCATAACACTCGAGCCCGAACCCGAGATCGTGAACTTTTGA
- a CDS encoding DUF1653 domain-containing protein: protein MKIGPGIYQHYKGNKYLVLANAKHSETLEEMVAYVSLYENKESQVWVRPAKMFAESVEWEGKSQPRFVKLSD, encoded by the coding sequence ATGAAAATCGGCCCCGGAATTTACCAGCACTACAAAGGCAATAAATATCTAGTATTGGCCAATGCCAAACATTCTGAGACGTTAGAAGAAATGGTAGCGTATGTTAGCTTGTATGAGAACAAAGAGTCGCAGGTTTGGGTGAGGCCGGCCAAAATGTTTGCAGAATCGGTGGAGTGGGAAGGCAAAAGCCAGCCAAGATTTGTAAAACTGTCTGACTGA
- a CDS encoding proline--tRNA ligase, with protein sequence MKKQISYFIGTDRSSKKITPQDQDFPRWYQDVVEAADLAEHGPSKGSMIIKPYGYAIWEGIQQELSQRIYAAGVPNMYFPIFIPESYLHREAKHVEGFAPEVAVVTHAGGKKLDEPLVVRPTSETIMYESFSRWINSYRDLPFKINQWANVVRWEMRPRLFLRSTEFLWQEGHTAHASVKEADGFAREVLEFYQDLMTNVLAIATIDGEKSVAERFAGAKATYTLEAMMKDGKALQIATSHNLGDNFSKAFNVQYSAEDGSQKYVGQTSWGVSTRSIGGLIMAHGDDKGLVLPPKLAPIKAVIMTVNADGNVQKTAQQVADSLGALGNVELDDRDARIGEKAFAWEKRGAPIRIEIGPRDVESKSVVVVRRDTSEKASVKLDDLKNHCEKLLGHIQANLLKSSQDQLTSNTVPVKDEKELVEAVEQGKFASADFEIDDKKETELKAKHGITVRCYPFDDPDKTILAKAY encoded by the coding sequence ATGAAAAAACAAATCTCTTATTTTATTGGTACCGACAGATCTAGTAAAAAGATAACTCCCCAAGACCAAGATTTCCCCCGGTGGTATCAGGATGTTGTGGAGGCAGCCGATCTGGCTGAACATGGGCCCAGTAAGGGCAGCATGATAATTAAGCCTTATGGTTACGCCATTTGGGAAGGTATTCAACAGGAATTGAGCCAACGTATTTATGCCGCCGGTGTACCCAATATGTACTTCCCGATTTTTATACCCGAAAGCTATCTGCATCGCGAGGCTAAGCATGTCGAAGGCTTTGCACCAGAAGTAGCTGTGGTTACCCATGCTGGCGGTAAGAAGCTCGATGAACCATTGGTGGTGCGCCCAACCAGCGAAACTATTATGTATGAGAGCTTCAGCAGATGGATTAATAGTTATCGCGACCTGCCATTTAAGATTAATCAGTGGGCCAATGTGGTGCGCTGGGAAATGCGCCCTAGGCTTTTTCTGCGCAGTACAGAGTTTTTGTGGCAAGAAGGCCACACTGCTCATGCCAGCGTTAAAGAAGCCGATGGGTTTGCTAGGGAGGTATTAGAATTTTACCAAGACCTTATGACAAACGTATTGGCGATTGCAACTATAGATGGCGAGAAAAGTGTGGCCGAGCGCTTTGCTGGCGCTAAAGCCACCTATACCCTAGAGGCTATGATGAAAGACGGCAAGGCTCTGCAGATAGCCACTTCGCATAATTTGGGCGACAATTTCTCCAAAGCTTTTAATGTCCAGTATAGTGCAGAGGATGGTAGTCAAAAATATGTTGGGCAGACTAGCTGGGGAGTAAGCACTCGCAGCATTGGTGGCTTAATTATGGCTCATGGCGACGATAAGGGTCTGGTGTTGCCGCCAAAACTCGCACCGATTAAAGCTGTGATTATGACGGTAAATGCCGATGGCAATGTTCAAAAAACGGCTCAGCAGGTCGCCGATTCCTTGGGTGCGCTTGGCAATGTCGAGCTTGACGATCGCGATGCCCGCATTGGCGAGAAAGCTTTCGCTTGGGAAAAACGTGGTGCACCCATACGAATCGAGATTGGCCCGCGCGACGTTGAATCTAAATCCGTGGTTGTGGTTCGCCGCGATACATCTGAGAAAGCATCGGTTAAGCTCGATGATCTTAAAAACCACTGTGAAAAACTCCTGGGCCACATCCAGGCCAACCTGCTTAAGTCATCGCAAGATCAACTAACTTCGAATACAGTGCCTGTAAAAGACGAAAAAGAATTGGTTGAAGCGGTCGAGCAAGGCAAGTTTGCAAGTGCAGATTTTGAGATTGATGATAAAAAAGAAACCGAGCTCAAGGCTAAGCATGGCATTACGGTGCGCTGTTACCCATTTGATGATCCAGATAAAACAATTCTAGCCAAGGCTTATTAA
- the tgt gene encoding tRNA guanosine(34) transglycosylase Tgt, which yields MNKSFGFSIKQADKKSLARAGVMHTPHGDIHTPTFTVAATKATTKSLTPEQITTAGAESVLANTYHLYLQPGSGVIKKAGGLHKFMNWPGPIYTDSGGFQVFSLGEALDKGISKLAKGGIVVADRATKNTNVKPAKITGEGVTFYSHIDGSKRYLDAEKSMQIQHDLGADIIFAFDECTSPAANHEYQKEAMDRTHAWARRSLDEHKKLSKSSKNYQALFGIVQGGRHKDLRRESARTLAKMDFDGYGIGGSFSKVDMGQAVRWVNDILPENKPRHLLGIGEPADIFAGIESGVDSFDCVNPTRLARTGTIYTHGGRKHVANARFATELDPLEPDCACYTCQNFSSAYLSHLVRSQEMLAATLLTIHNLNFMTKMMSDIHQAILEDKFDEHRKQFLKQYNK from the coding sequence ATGAACAAATCATTTGGCTTTTCGATCAAACAAGCCGATAAAAAATCATTAGCTCGAGCTGGCGTAATGCACACGCCACATGGCGATATCCATACGCCAACATTTACAGTCGCAGCCACTAAAGCTACCACTAAATCGCTCACACCAGAGCAAATAACCACGGCTGGTGCAGAGTCGGTGTTAGCCAATACTTACCATTTGTATTTGCAACCAGGTTCAGGTGTGATCAAAAAAGCTGGCGGACTACATAAGTTTATGAACTGGCCAGGGCCAATATATACCGACTCTGGTGGATTTCAAGTATTTAGCCTAGGCGAGGCGCTAGACAAAGGCATTTCCAAACTCGCCAAGGGCGGCATTGTGGTGGCTGATAGGGCGACTAAAAACACCAATGTTAAGCCGGCCAAAATTACAGGCGAAGGAGTAACCTTTTATAGCCACATCGACGGGTCTAAGCGCTATTTGGATGCCGAAAAATCTATGCAAATTCAGCATGATCTAGGTGCCGACATTATTTTTGCTTTCGACGAATGCACTAGCCCAGCAGCAAACCATGAATATCAAAAAGAAGCGATGGATCGTACCCATGCTTGGGCGCGCAGGAGCCTGGATGAACACAAAAAATTATCTAAAAGTTCAAAAAACTATCAAGCCCTGTTTGGCATAGTGCAGGGTGGTCGACACAAAGATTTACGACGGGAATCGGCCAGAACGTTGGCAAAAATGGACTTTGATGGCTATGGAATAGGTGGCAGTTTTAGCAAGGTCGATATGGGTCAGGCGGTGCGTTGGGTAAACGATATATTGCCCGAAAACAAGCCCAGGCACCTGCTTGGTATTGGCGAGCCAGCCGATATTTTTGCCGGCATAGAGAGTGGGGTAGATAGCTTTGATTGCGTGAACCCAACCCGTTTGGCACGGACCGGCACCATATATACTCATGGCGGTCGCAAGCATGTTGCCAATGCAAGATTTGCCACGGAGCTTGATCCGCTCGAACCAGACTGTGCTTGCTACACTTGCCAAAATTTTAGCTCAGCGTATTTGTCGCACCTTGTACGTTCGCAAGAAATGTTAGCAGCTACCTTGTTAACAATTCATAACCTAAATTTTATGACTAAGATGATGAGTGACATTCACCAGGCAATTTTAGAAGATAAGTTTGACGAGCACAGAAAACAGTTTTTAAAGCAATATAATAAATGA
- a CDS encoding HAD-IC family P-type ATPase — MSGKNNYYKSILKDLGPIIWRNVFSLVVIIIGGLSLALFYLGDARDALFLGVVIVVNVLVGIVQELRAKLALEKLQALNRVSYKKLTGDEIQEVWPEQIQKGDTLQLSLGDQVPADGTVQQTSGLEVNESLLTGESTNISKKPGDSVYAGSAIVAGQTTVKVTKALNDSFLGSMTADIKKYSFSPSPIQKSLLRFIQIMVLVLIGMSVVILIRNYLNHQALLGSVREIAALAATVIAEGLILVSTLLFSYGAVRLSRKKILLQQINATEELGQVEYLCVDKTGTLTENIPKFAEFIKYQKTIFTDKELISSYLFATGQTSATAQALAGHYEPKEILKANGLEPFSSNRKYGSATFEQNKGVYSVYVGAAEKFYNRLDKDAVNWLQTNAKELGVQAKRLVFVGLEQNKKLLLVGVVVLENPLKDGVVEIVQVLQKRGIKLKVISGDGAETTQAIAMAAGIANNPRAIESQALDKLNDVEFTQAVAANSVFARISPEQKQRIIAECHNRGFVAMVGDGANDAMAIKRADMGVAMYDGAAVTRQIADVVLLNNNFAGLPKAIAVSDSVITTLELIATVFFARIGIGLFLFTASTIMGFAYPLSPRNITIMNWFIVGLPVIVWSFWPRDRQRRLRESFLGRTLPFGFISAALISVAVLAGYMIAQRMGLTTAQGQMVAVWLFLLGCVDVVMLVPRGLQTKPNKKQDRMLHLIFEGAAVTTFVGSLVPPVARFFDLTPLPFIGYALVLPLLIVLMSFEFMVAKWFENRKN; from the coding sequence ATGTCAGGTAAAAACAACTATTACAAGTCAATTTTAAAAGACCTGGGGCCAATAATTTGGCGCAATGTTTTTTCACTGGTGGTGATTATTATTGGTGGACTCTCCTTGGCGTTATTCTATTTGGGCGATGCTCGCGACGCGCTGTTTCTGGGTGTAGTTATTGTTGTTAATGTACTTGTGGGCATTGTCCAAGAGCTCAGAGCCAAACTGGCGCTCGAAAAACTCCAAGCCCTCAATCGCGTTAGTTATAAAAAACTGACTGGTGATGAGATCCAAGAGGTCTGGCCAGAACAAATTCAAAAAGGCGACACTTTGCAACTTTCGCTGGGCGATCAAGTGCCGGCCGACGGTACAGTTCAGCAAACCAGCGGACTGGAGGTTAATGAATCTCTTTTAACTGGCGAATCAACCAATATTTCTAAAAAGCCTGGCGATAGTGTTTACGCCGGTAGTGCAATAGTAGCAGGCCAGACAACTGTTAAAGTCACCAAGGCTCTAAACGATAGCTTCTTGGGCTCCATGACGGCTGATATTAAAAAGTATTCTTTTAGTCCAAGCCCAATCCAAAAGTCGCTTCTGAGGTTTATTCAAATAATGGTGCTGGTACTAATCGGGATGTCCGTGGTTATACTCATCCGTAACTACCTGAATCACCAAGCACTACTTGGCTCGGTTCGTGAGATAGCGGCGCTAGCTGCAACCGTGATTGCCGAAGGCTTAATATTGGTAAGCACCTTGCTATTTAGCTATGGTGCAGTTCGCTTGAGCCGCAAAAAAATCTTGCTCCAGCAAATTAATGCCACCGAGGAGCTTGGCCAGGTAGAATATCTGTGTGTCGACAAGACCGGCACGCTTACTGAGAATATACCCAAGTTCGCAGAGTTTATTAAGTATCAAAAAACAATATTTACAGACAAAGAACTTATAAGCAGTTACCTGTTTGCTACTGGCCAAACATCGGCTACAGCCCAGGCTCTAGCCGGCCATTATGAACCAAAAGAGATACTTAAAGCAAATGGCTTAGAGCCCTTCTCATCTAATCGCAAATATGGTTCAGCAACATTCGAACAAAATAAAGGGGTTTACTCTGTTTACGTGGGCGCGGCCGAAAAGTTCTACAATAGGCTCGACAAAGATGCGGTAAATTGGTTGCAGACTAACGCAAAAGAATTAGGAGTCCAAGCCAAGCGATTGGTTTTTGTTGGTCTTGAACAGAACAAGAAACTGTTGTTGGTGGGTGTTGTAGTGCTCGAGAATCCCCTCAAAGATGGTGTGGTTGAAATTGTACAAGTTCTGCAGAAGCGTGGCATAAAACTCAAGGTGATATCCGGCGACGGCGCAGAAACAACACAAGCTATAGCCATGGCTGCTGGCATTGCAAACAATCCAAGGGCAATCGAGAGCCAGGCTTTAGACAAGCTAAACGATGTTGAGTTTACCCAGGCCGTGGCGGCCAATAGTGTGTTTGCTCGCATATCGCCTGAGCAAAAACAGCGAATTATTGCCGAGTGCCACAATCGTGGTTTTGTGGCCATGGTGGGCGACGGTGCTAACGACGCCATGGCCATTAAGCGGGCCGACATGGGTGTAGCTATGTACGACGGCGCAGCTGTCACTCGACAGATTGCCGATGTAGTTTTACTAAACAACAATTTTGCCGGCTTGCCCAAGGCCATTGCTGTATCAGATAGTGTAATTACGACACTAGAGCTTATTGCCACAGTCTTCTTTGCCCGCATTGGCATAGGTTTGTTTTTGTTTACGGCTAGCACAATAATGGGGTTTGCTTACCCCTTAAGCCCACGCAATATTACAATTATGAATTGGTTTATTGTTGGCTTGCCGGTAATTGTTTGGTCTTTTTGGCCAAGAGATAGGCAGCGTAGGTTACGCGAGAGTTTTTTGGGCCGCACGCTACCATTTGGATTTATTAGCGCAGCACTTATCTCGGTAGCAGTTTTGGCTGGATATATGATTGCTCAAAGGATGGGCTTAACGACTGCGCAGGGCCAGATGGTGGCAGTATGGCTGTTTTTGCTTGGCTGCGTTGATGTGGTTATGCTGGTGCCTCGAGGTCTGCAAACTAAGCCAAATAAAAAACAGGATCGGATGTTACATTTGATTTTTGAGGGTGCCGCAGTAACTACGTTTGTTGGATCGTTAGTACCACCAGTGGCTAGGTTTTTCGATCTAACCCCACTACCGTTTATCGGCTATGCCCTGGTTCTACCACTTCTAATTGTACTTATGTCGTTTGAGTTTATGGTGGCAAAATGGTTTGAAAATCGCAAAAACTGA
- a CDS encoding adenylosuccinate lyase, with translation MAKTTIPDVLAHRYASEEMVAIWGLEQKTIMERELWVAVMKLQKRLGVEIPDGAIEAYEAALYDVDLIAIETLERKLRHDVKAKIEVFNALAGHEQIHKGMTSRDLTENVEQMQVRRSLELIRNKAVTVLVRMAELATENSSLVMAGRSHNVAAQPITLGKRFANFGEELLHAFGHLDYVLGSYPLRGIKGPVGTQQDMLDILPNPDDIVVLERGVAEHLGFESAMGSVGQVYPRSLDSEVVSCLLQLAGGPSSLATTIRLMAGQELVTEGFQKDQVGSTAMPHKMNTRSCERINALTKVLKGLVVMANELLGDQWNEGDVSCSVVRRVVLPDAFFAIDGIFETLLTVLEEFGAFPKIIAAELRRFLPFLATTKLLMAAVRMGVGRETAHEMIKEKAVSAALSMREGEENLLLIRLDANPDWPVSLPDMKHAISSPIDLVGAAVPQIQAFARSVEGVVAKYPEAATYRPGSIL, from the coding sequence ATGGCCAAGACAACGATTCCCGACGTTCTGGCCCATCGCTATGCCTCTGAGGAGATGGTGGCAATCTGGGGGCTCGAGCAAAAAACCATCATGGAGCGGGAGCTTTGGGTGGCAGTAATGAAGCTTCAGAAGCGGCTGGGCGTGGAAATTCCAGACGGTGCGATCGAAGCATACGAGGCCGCGCTGTACGACGTGGATCTCATTGCCATCGAGACACTTGAGCGAAAGCTGCGTCACGACGTGAAGGCCAAGATCGAGGTGTTCAACGCCCTGGCTGGTCACGAGCAGATCCACAAGGGCATGACCAGTCGCGATCTGACCGAGAACGTCGAACAAATGCAGGTACGCCGATCGTTGGAGCTGATTCGCAACAAGGCGGTGACCGTACTGGTGCGCATGGCAGAGCTGGCTACCGAGAACTCGAGCTTGGTCATGGCTGGCCGTAGCCACAACGTGGCTGCTCAGCCAATCACGTTGGGAAAGCGGTTCGCCAACTTTGGCGAGGAGCTGCTCCATGCGTTTGGCCACCTGGATTACGTTCTGGGCTCATATCCGCTTCGTGGCATCAAGGGTCCGGTAGGTACTCAACAAGACATGCTCGACATCTTGCCCAATCCCGACGACATTGTTGTGTTGGAACGAGGTGTGGCCGAGCACCTGGGCTTCGAAAGCGCCATGGGCTCTGTCGGCCAGGTCTATCCGCGCTCGCTCGACTCCGAAGTGGTTAGCTGTTTGTTGCAGCTGGCCGGCGGTCCAAGCAGTCTTGCAACAACGATCCGGCTGATGGCTGGGCAGGAGTTGGTGACCGAGGGGTTTCAGAAGGATCAAGTCGGAAGCACGGCTATGCCTCACAAGATGAATACCCGCAGCTGTGAACGCATCAACGCACTCACCAAGGTGCTCAAGGGGCTCGTGGTGATGGCCAACGAATTGCTGGGCGACCAGTGGAACGAGGGCGATGTGAGCTGCAGTGTGGTTCGTAGGGTGGTTCTGCCAGATGCATTCTTCGCAATCGATGGGATTTTCGAAACCCTGTTGACTGTGCTGGAAGAGTTTGGAGCTTTCCCCAAGATCATTGCCGCCGAGCTGCGTCGATTTCTGCCGTTCCTGGCTACGACCAAGTTGCTGATGGCGGCAGTGAGGATGGGTGTGGGTCGCGAAACAGCGCACGAGATGATCAAGGAGAAGGCTGTTTCAGCCGCGCTCAGCATGAGAGAGGGCGAAGAGAACCTCTTGTTGATTCGGCTCGATGCCAATCCAGATTGGCCGGTGAGCTTGCCAGACATGAAGCATGCCATCTCGAGTCCGATCGACCTGGTCGGTGCAGCTGTACCGCAAATCCAGGCGTTTGCTCGGTCTGTAGAGGGAGTGGTTGCCAAGTACCCCGAGGCGGCTACCTATCGGCCTGGCTCAATCCTCTGA